CcaacagcattgatcacttgcacaaTGTActttttaatgtaatctcaactgtaatccaggtcatttggttctgctattagatgaagcccagtgataacacattaagttgttgtataaGTACAAAATAcctgacattgtttttccattgttatttggttgtgcttttagatggttgaaaacaTAGTCATAAAACATTAGGATttcaacaaacttctggctgtctttttgagtgggtgaaaaaAGGTTTAAATCTCATGGATCAACGTCTTAATTAAATATTACCCAAttttccacgttgaaatgacgtggtgtgcccagtgggaaagtATTATTGACCTTTGAACCCAGCATCGATTGTCTGTGCCTTGCTGTCTCCCTGACCTAATCAGTGGCCAAAGTCCTCTCtgcctctcacacagacacagtcagtactctcagagTCTGTTTAAATGTGGACGTCTTCCTCTCAGACTAACCTGTGCAGTGACTTTCTCTGTCTACCAGgccaccatgcttccccgtacCCTATCCTTCCTCCTGCTCTTCATCTGCCTCTCCTCTGGGATGTCTGCTTCTCTGGTCAGGAGGACAACCCGTGAAGAGGATGGCCCTCCTGCTGTTCCAACCACGTTCAGGGTTGACACCTCTGCTGTTGTAGGTGTTCCGTCGGAGGTTGATACCGTGCCGGCAGGTGGCCCGGTCGTTGATGATATTCCTTCAGCTGAGGCTGTAGCAGAAGCCCTGGTGACACATGAGCCTGTTGCAGATGTCGCTGTAGCTGACGAGGTTGTAGCCGAGGAGCCGGTTGAGGACATCCCAGTTGCTGAACGAGATGCCCCGTTAGACGCCCTTATCATGAGAAAAGAAGAAAAAGCAGCCCTGATAACAGAAGCAACGATTAAAGAGTTGTCTGCCCAGGTGGAGAAGGAAGACCTCGCTGAAGAGACAGCGATTCAAGACGCCATCTTGAAAGAGTTGGCTGACCAGGATACCCTTGGGAAGGCAGTGGAGGAGCCCATTGAAGAGGCAGCAGAGGCAGATGCTCCAGTGGAGGATCCAGCCAGCTCTGTGATACCTGTCTTCGAAGCCCAGGAAGAGGACTCTGGATGGGGTTTGGCTTCCGTCAGAGAGAGCCTCCAGGCAGCCAACGGATACTTTGACTCTCTTGTGGAACTGATGGGGGGACGCAATGGAGTGTGTCAGTACAAATGTAAATACGGTAAGAATTGAGaccggggttgtgtgtgtgtctatcaggGATTACAGTAACATCTCAGTATGCCACCATGCTGTTGCCATGTCTAGCCTGGCTATATACACCTAGGACgtgattcaatccgtatcgcagaAGTTCAGCACTATGGCACAATTtaaatttaaaggtaatttcagattgagccgacatatgcagccgTTTATCGTGTAAATCTCCGCAAATGCgataacattgcctttaaaacgtCAATTGCGCTATAGTGCTGAACTTCCGCGATGAATTCAAGCCCTGAATGTAACTAAAACCTAGATGCTGAATGTAACTAAAACCTAGATGCTGAATGTAACTAAAACCTAGATGCTGAATGTAACTAAAACCTAGATGCTGAATGTAACTAAAACCTAGATGCTGAATGTAACTAAAACCTAGATGCTGAATGTAACTAGAAGCTGAATGTAACTAAAACCTAGATGCTGAATGTAACTAAAACCTAGATGCTGAATGTAACTTAAACCTAGAAGCTGAATGTAACTAAAACATAGATGCTGAATGTAACTTAAACCTAGATGCTGAATGTAACTAAAACCTAGATGCTGAATGTAACTAAAACCTAGATGCTGACTGCTATCCTTGATCCAGTATAGAGTTAAACTTGATTTCCTAAATAACAGATCACATTGTACCCATTCAGGCTATTACAAATAAAGACCACCGGTTaggcttctctctgtctctctctcccctctgtgttCATCTGTTTATCATATGGTCAATAGTAATTGATTGAACTGTTTGGCTGTTTACCAACATGAGGCCCATTCGTCAATAGACGTATATTCTTATAATTATCTATCTGTGATATTGATGAGAGAGGTATAGCTGAGGTCAGTGTTAACATGTTTACATTACATGTTTACATGACATTAATAATAGATCACTTCAGTGAATCTCAGTGATATAGATTGACCAGATGACAGAGGTATAGTACACATCAGACCATAGTTAGTACAGCATGACCTACAGGTTCAATTCCAATATCCACACTAGCCTAATACATTTCTCCATATCCTAAAGTTAAGGCTATTATGGATATCAGTAGAGTAGCATACCCAACACATTGCATCATTCTAAGAATGTGCTAGGATATAATCACCATGACTACGCTACGTTCCAATATCCACACGAGCCCAATACATTTCTCCATATCCTAAAGTTAAGGCTATTATGGATATCAGTAGAGTAGTACCATATACTAGTATGGACAATGGAATGGGGATAACTAATAGaactgtaaaatatatattttgctgaAGTACTTTTACAAGGTCCCATCAATAAATGTCACCATAGAGTGCTGAACGTTAAATATGTGATTATTGATAActtaatgttttgatcatctgcACAAGGGTTTGGATTAAAAGGGGTTTATATTTCCTTATCAGGTAAAACACCTGTGCATCGCTATGGATACGTGACCCCAGAGCCCAACGGTTGCAGCTCCAACCTCCTAGGATTCCAGGTACCTGACGGTGTATGTTTCCTGTCACTATCTACAGGCTGTTTATTATACTGTACTAATACGTCAACTGTAGCCTGCTGTTTATTCATACAATACATATTAGACTTTCAGGGCTGTatatagaaccctctgtggaaagggttctacatggaaccctaaagggttctacctggagtcaaaagggttctacctggagtcaaaagggttctacctagagtcaaaagggttctacctggagtcaaaagggttctacctggagtcaaaagggttctacctagagtcataagggttctacatggagtcataagggttctacatggagtcATAAGGGTTATACATGGTGACAGCTGAAGCCTTTTAAATATGTAGAGTCTACATCCCTATATAGTGTATAAATCTCTATATAGTTTATAAATCCATATATAGTGTATAAATCCCTAAGTATAGTGTATAAATCCCCATGTAGAGTAtaaatccctatatagtgtataAATCCCCATGTAGAGTTTACATCCCTATATAGTGTATAAATCCCCATGTAGAGTAtaaatccctatatagtgtataAATCCATATATAGTGTATAAATCCCCATGTACAGTCTACATCCCTATATAGTGTATAAATCCCCATGTATAGTATACATCCCT
This genomic stretch from Salvelinus namaycush isolate Seneca chromosome 4, SaNama_1.0, whole genome shotgun sequence harbors:
- the LOC120046063 gene encoding uncharacterized protein LOC120046063 isoform X2 → MLPRTLSFLLLFICLSSGMSASLVRRTTREEDGPPAVPTTFRVDTSAVVGVPSEVDTVPAGGPVVDDIPSAEAVAEALVTHEPVADVAVADEVVAEEPVEDIPVAERDAPLDALIMRKEEKAALITEATIKELSAQVEKEDLAEETAIQDAILKELADQDTLGKAVEEPIEEAAEADAPVEDPASSVIPVFEAQEEDSGWGLASVRESLQAANGYFDSLVELMGGRNGVCQYKCKTPVHRYGYVTPEPNGCSSNLLGFQVPDGFDIGIPAMTQCCNQLDSCYDTCGSNKYRCDSKYRWCLHAICSDLKKSLGFVSKVKACESVADALYNTVWTLGCRSFMNSQREACYCEGEERDEL
- the LOC120046063 gene encoding uncharacterized protein LOC120046063 isoform X4, giving the protein MLPRTLSFLLLFICLSSGMSASLVRRTTREEDGPPAVPTTFRVDTSAVVGVPSEVDTVPAGGPVVDDIPSAEAVAEALVTHEPVADVAVADEVVAEEPVEDIPVAERDAPLDALIMRKEEKAALITEATIKELSAQVEKEDLAEETAIQDAILKELADQDTLGKAVEEPIEEAAEADAPVEDPASSVIPVFEAQEEDSGWGLASVRESLQAANGYFDSLVELMGGRNGVCQYKCKTPVHRYGYVTPEPNGCSSNLLGFQFDIGIPAMTQCCNQLDSCYDTCGSNKYRCDSKYRWCLHAICSDLKKSLGFVSKVKACESVADALYNTVWTLGCRSFMNSQREACYCEGEERDEL
- the LOC120046063 gene encoding uncharacterized protein LOC120046063 isoform X1 encodes the protein MLPRTLSFLLLFICLSSGMSASLVRRTTREEDGPPAVPTTFRVDTSAVVGVPSEVDTVPAGGPVVDDIPSAEAVAEALVTHEPVADVAVADEVVAEEPVEDIPVAERDAPLDALIMRKEEKAALITEATIKELSAQVEKEDLAEETAIQDAILKELADQDTLGKAVEEPIEEAAEADAPVEDPASSVIPVFEAQEEDSGWGLASVRESLQAANGYFDSLVELMGGRNGVCQYKCKYGKTPVHRYGYVTPEPNGCSSNLLGFQVPDGFDIGIPAMTQCCNQLDSCYDTCGSNKYRCDSKYRWCLHAICSDLKKSLGFVSKVKACESVADALYNTVWTLGCRSFMNSQREACYCEGEERDEL
- the LOC120046063 gene encoding uncharacterized protein LOC120046063 isoform X3 is translated as MLPRTLSFLLLFICLSSGMSASLVRRTTREEDGPPAVPTTFRVDTSAVVGVPSEVDTVPAGGPVVDDIPSAEAVAEALVTHEPVADVAVADEVVAEEPVEDIPVAERDAPLDALIMRKEEKAALITEATIKELSAQVEKEDLAEETAIQDAILKELADQDTLGKAVEEPIEEAAEADAPVEDPASSVIPVFEAQEEDSGWGLASVRESLQAANGYFDSLVELMGGRNGVCQYKCKYGKTPVHRYGYVTPEPNGCSSNLLGFQFDIGIPAMTQCCNQLDSCYDTCGSNKYRCDSKYRWCLHAICSDLKKSLGFVSKVKACESVADALYNTVWTLGCRSFMNSQREACYCEGEERDEL